One genomic window of Azospirillum sp. TSH58 includes the following:
- the cobO gene encoding cob(I)yrinic acid a,c-diamide adenosyltransferase, giving the protein MTEDADRNDADQNERHAEKMKRRKALHDRVMASKTQEKGLLMVNTGNGKGKSTAAFGLILRAAGHGMRVGVVQFVKGAWSTGETVALERFDDLVDFYTMGEGFTWETQDRERDIAAAKAAWAKAQELMADPKYSLVVLDELNIVLRMGYLPVEEVLPVLTGRREGLHVLVTGRTAKPELIEAADLVTEMTLVKHPFQAGIKAQPGIEF; this is encoded by the coding sequence ATGACCGAAGACGCCGACCGGAACGATGCCGACCAGAACGAACGCCACGCCGAGAAGATGAAGCGGCGCAAGGCGCTGCACGACCGGGTGATGGCCAGCAAGACGCAGGAGAAGGGCCTGCTGATGGTCAACACCGGCAACGGCAAGGGCAAGTCCACCGCCGCCTTCGGCCTGATCCTGCGCGCCGCCGGGCACGGCATGCGGGTGGGGGTGGTGCAGTTCGTCAAGGGCGCCTGGTCCACCGGCGAGACGGTGGCGCTGGAGCGCTTCGACGACCTCGTGGACTTTTACACGATGGGCGAGGGCTTCACCTGGGAGACCCAGGACCGCGAGCGCGACATCGCCGCCGCCAAGGCCGCCTGGGCCAAGGCGCAGGAACTGATGGCCGACCCGAAATACAGCCTCGTCGTGCTCGACGAGCTGAACATCGTGCTGCGCATGGGCTACCTGCCGGTGGAGGAGGTGCTTCCCGTGCTGACCGGGCGGCGCGAGGGGCTGCATGTGCTGGTCACCGGCCGCACCGCCAAGCCGGAGCTGATCGAGGCCGCCGATCTGGTGACCGAGATGACCCTGGTCAAGCATCCCTTCCAGGCGGGCATCAAGGCCCAGCCGGGCATCGAGTTCTGA
- the cobU gene encoding bifunctional adenosylcobinamide kinase/adenosylcobinamide-phosphate guanylyltransferase: MSTDITLVLGGARSGKSRYAEGLVTASPGPRVYIATAQVWDAEMADRVARHKEDRGPGWTTVEEPLDLPGALRRHAGAGTTVLVDCLTLWLSNLMMAEADVPARSADLLAALAAVEGRVVLVSNEVGLGIVPDNALARRFRDHAGRLHQDIAAVARRVAFVAAGLPLLLKGETP, encoded by the coding sequence ATGAGCACCGACATCACCCTGGTTCTGGGCGGCGCCCGCTCCGGCAAGAGCCGCTACGCCGAGGGGCTGGTCACCGCATCGCCCGGCCCGCGGGTCTACATCGCCACCGCCCAGGTCTGGGACGCCGAGATGGCCGACCGAGTCGCCCGCCACAAGGAGGACCGCGGCCCCGGCTGGACCACGGTGGAGGAGCCGCTCGACCTGCCCGGCGCGCTGCGCCGCCACGCCGGCGCCGGGACGACCGTGCTGGTCGACTGCCTGACGCTGTGGCTGTCCAACCTGATGATGGCGGAGGCCGACGTGCCCGCCCGTTCCGCCGATCTGCTGGCCGCTCTGGCGGCGGTGGAGGGGCGGGTGGTGCTGGTTTCCAACGAGGTGGGGCTGGGGATCGTGCCGGACAACGCGCTGGCCCGCCGCTTCCGCGACCATGCGGGGCGGCTGCACCAGGACATCGCCGCCGTGGCCCGGCGGGTGGCCTTCGTCGCCGCCGGGCTGCCGCTGCTGCTGAAGGGAGAGACGCCATGA
- a CDS encoding PHB depolymerase family esterase, producing MTDTNRPRPALARAAAFLRRLAGKLFRRGTPVPPPPPRPVPVAEPMGSGVFTGDSGSLAYRLFVPKGAAVGPRPLLVMLHGCTQSAEDFAVGTRMNRLAEESGCLVLYPEQTPAANDKKCWNWFNPDHQRRDRGEPALIAGATRQVVAEQGADPQRVYVAGISAGGSAAMVLATTHPDLFAAVGVHSGLPYGSASGVPSALLAMKAGSSTGQRPAAGAPVVPAIVFHGDADKVVHPRNGDHVMAQATANAEGLSAETEDGQAPGGRRYSRTIHKDPDGRALFEQWTVQGSGHAWSGGSPDGTYTDPQGPDAAREMLRFFLSHRHPAMPERA from the coding sequence GTGACCGACACCAACCGGCCCCGCCCGGCCCTGGCCCGCGCCGCAGCCTTCCTCCGGCGCCTCGCCGGCAAGCTGTTCCGCCGCGGCACGCCCGTCCCTCCGCCCCCGCCGAGACCGGTGCCGGTGGCGGAGCCGATGGGCTCCGGGGTCTTCACCGGCGACTCCGGCTCGCTCGCCTACCGCCTGTTCGTGCCGAAGGGCGCTGCGGTGGGACCGCGCCCGCTGCTGGTCATGCTGCACGGCTGCACCCAGTCTGCGGAGGACTTCGCCGTCGGAACCCGCATGAACCGGCTGGCCGAGGAATCCGGCTGCCTCGTCCTCTATCCGGAGCAGACCCCCGCGGCGAACGACAAGAAGTGCTGGAACTGGTTCAACCCCGACCACCAGCGCCGCGACCGCGGCGAACCGGCGCTGATCGCCGGAGCCACCCGGCAGGTCGTGGCGGAGCAAGGGGCCGACCCGCAGCGCGTCTACGTCGCCGGGATTTCGGCGGGCGGCTCCGCCGCGATGGTCCTGGCGACCACCCACCCGGACCTGTTCGCCGCGGTGGGCGTCCATTCCGGCCTGCCCTACGGTTCGGCGAGCGGCGTGCCCTCCGCCCTGCTGGCGATGAAGGCCGGGTCCTCGACCGGCCAGCGCCCGGCGGCGGGGGCTCCGGTGGTTCCCGCCATCGTGTTCCACGGCGACGCGGACAAGGTCGTGCATCCCCGCAACGGCGATCATGTGATGGCCCAGGCCACCGCCAACGCGGAGGGCCTGAGCGCCGAGACCGAGGACGGACAGGCGCCCGGCGGACGCCGCTACAGCCGCACCATCCACAAGGACCCTGACGGCAGAGCGCTGTTCGAACAATGGACCGTCCAAGGCAGCGGCCACGCCTGGTCCGGCGGCAGCCCGGACG